A genomic region of Oncorhynchus mykiss isolate Arlee chromosome 2, USDA_OmykA_1.1, whole genome shotgun sequence contains the following coding sequences:
- the LOC110506813 gene encoding serum paraoxonase/arylesterase 2-like, translating into MKWVLVTICIAALAALLGQRLLKLSEIALANREVPVKRLPNCHLLKNIEYGAEDFTILRDGLAIISTGLKYPGMPSFSDDPGKIYTLDLLDPRLIPVELTIKGDLDRDSFNPHGISVYIDETDKTIYLFVVNHPQHYTSQVEIFLFVEEDNTIVHLKTIKHDLLHSVNDIVAVGVESFYATNDHSYPSAVLHMLAVFLGLPWADVVYYSPGGVKAVGDGFLSANGINMSPDKRYLYVSAILDHEIAVFEIKKNKDLVHVKSVAVGSLCDNIEVDHVTGDLWLGCHPNGAKVAVYDPEDLPGSEVIRIQDIHYEKPVVTQVYADDGSVLIGSSVAAPYEGKLLIGTVYHKALVCDLK; encoded by the exons ATGAAGTGGGTGCTTGTTACCATCTGCATTGCTGCATTGGCAGCTCTTTTGGGGCAAAGACTTCTTAAATTGAG TGAAATAGCCCTTGCCAACAGAGAAGTGCCTGTAAAACGCCTCCCCAACTGTCACCTATTAAAGAATATAG AATATGGAGCAGAGGACTTCACCATACTTCGAGATGGACTGGCCATCATAAGCACC GGCTTGAAATATCCTGGAATGCCCTCCTTCTCTGATGACCCAGGGAAGATCTATACCCTGGACCTGTTGGACCCCAGACTGATCCCTGTGGAGCTGACAATCAAAGGAGACCTGGACCGGGACTCCTTCAACCCCCATGGAATCAGTGTCTACATTGACGAGACAG ATAAAACCATCTATCTGTTTGTTGTCAATCACCCTCAACATTACACGAGCCAGGTAGAGATCTTTCTATTTGTCGAAGAGGACAACACCATTGTGCACCTGAAAACTATAAAGCATGATCTCCTTCATAG TGTGAATGACATTGTGGCTGTGGGAGTGGAGAGCTTCTATGCCACCAACGATCACTCCTATCCCAGTGCAGTGCTACACATGCTGGCTGTGTTCCTGGGTCTACCCTGGGCCGACGTGGTTTACTACAGCCCTGGAGGAGTGAAGGCAGTGGGCGATGGCTTCCTATCTGCTAACGGCATCAACATGTCACCCGACAAAAG GTATCTATACGTGTCTGCTATTTTGGACCATGAGATTGCTGTTTTTGagataaagaaaaacaaagacttGGTACATGTCAAG TCTGTAGCCGTTGGGTCTCTCTGTGACAACATCGAGGTGGACCATGTAACAGGTGACCTATGGCTGGGTTGTCACCCTAATGGAGCAAAGGTAGCAGTATATGACCCTGAGGATCTACCTGGATCTGAG GTCATTAGGATTCAGGACATCCACTATGAGAAGCCAGTGGTGACTCAGGTCTATGCTGATGATGGCAGTGTGCTCATAGGATCCTCTGTAGCAGCTCCCTATGAAGGAAAGCTTCTCATAGGAACAGTCTACCACAAAGCCCTGGTCTGTGATCTGAAGTAG
- the LOC118937655 gene encoding LOW QUALITY PROTEIN: serum paraoxonase/arylesterase 2-like (The sequence of the model RefSeq protein was modified relative to this genomic sequence to represent the inferred CDS: deleted 1 base in 1 codon) translates to MGKLVVISLFVAALSAFLGERIINLKKRTLASRKLVQTHLPNCHPIKSLEYGSEDLTILPNGLAIISTGLKDPVLPSYSDDPGKMYTLDMSEDSRMKPVELRMGRGFDLDSFNPHGISVYTDETDNSVYLFVVNHPQKKTQVEIFLFVEEDHSLVYVKTIKHEFLHSVNDIVAVGVESFYATNDHYFSGGTLNTLEVLLAQPWSNVVYYSPEEVKVVAEGFYMANGINISPDKRHIYVADLFDHNIHVLERLESNGLNGLAPVKVVEVGSLVDNIYVDPETGDLWIGCHPNGWKLFRNDPEDLPGSEVIQIKDIHSEKPVVTQVYADDGSVLIGSSVAAPYGGKLLIGTIYQKALVCDLAKVDQ, encoded by the exons ATGGGGAAGCTGGTTGTCATATCACTTTTTGTTGCTGCTTTATCAGCATTTCTTGGAGAGAGAATTATTAACTTAAA GAAAAGGACTCTTGCTTCCAGAAAGCTTGTCCAAACCCACCTCCCAAACTGCCATCCAATCAAAAGCCTTG AGTACGGATCAGAGGACCTCACAATACTTCCCAATGGACTTGCTATTATTAGCACT GGCTTGAAGGATCCTGTATTGCCGTCCTATTCAGATGACCCTGGAAAGATGTACACCCTTGATATGAGTGAAGATTCTAGGATGAAACCAGTGGAGCTCCGCATGGGGAGAGGCTTTGACCTGGACTCCTTCAATCCACATGGAATCAGTGTATACACAGATGAGACGG ATAACTCAGTATACCTGTTTGTGGTCAATCACCCTCAAAAGAAAACACAAGTGGAGATCTTTCTGTTTGTTGAGGAGGACCACTCCCTTGTCTATGTGAAAACCATAAAGCATGAATTCCTTCACAG TGTGAATGACATTGTGGCTGTGGGAGTGGAGAGCTTCTATGCCACCAATGATCACTATTTCAGTGGAGGCACTCTGAATACTCTGGAGGTACTTCTGGCTCAGCCCTGGTCTAACGTTGTGTATTACAGCCCTGAAGAGGTCAAAGTAGTGGCTGAGGGATTCTACATGGCCAATGGCATCAACATCTCACCTGACAAAAG GCACATATATGTGGCTGACTTATTTGACCACAACATACATGTTTTGGAGCGACTGGAAAGCAATGGTTTG AATGGTTTGGCCCCAGTAAAG GTCGTGGAAGTGGGCTCTCTTGTTGACAACATTTATGTTGACCCTGAGACTGGCGACTTGTGGATAGGTTGTCACCCTAATGGCTGGAAACTATTTCGAAATGATCCTGAGGATCTTCCTGGATCTGAG GTGATTCAGATTAAAGACATCCACTCTGAGAAGCCAGTGGTGACCCAGGTCTATGCTGATGATGGCAGTGTGCTCATAGGATCCTCTGTAGCAGCTCCCTACGGAGGAAAGCTTCTCATTGGAACAATCTACCAGAAAGCCTTGGTCTGTGATCTAGCCAAGGTAGACCAGTAG